Proteins from one Gallus gallus isolate bGalGal1 chromosome 15, bGalGal1.mat.broiler.GRCg7b, whole genome shotgun sequence genomic window:
- the CFAP73 gene encoding cilia- and flagella-associated protein 73 isoform X1, translating into MAAPRPAPPLPPRAAQDPDSAPEMSLGLEEHLSRAFQDKLRLQMVPAWDSASLLPSRRLLLKRREVVEVERALQAQREDFQQRMEHLAQRRQQLGQREEQLRDDTIKFNAFLKAMSARRQRAQQRAGEERARAAQRGAEALRLQQELERLQRRRERLGQRLQSLRVFGDFLQDVRAATGQFQDVPSMLAHFGALVEGRAVLLQQVEARQAALAQGRAQLQQCCEEADSELTSSNEEALQLHARLEAARSDVLKGETHWAQLQGAAAQTTLLLGQIRMAVLSLFQLTSMRLEVPKDVALEDTEAQLDVVSVTQQLWGWEGRGCPSDTEAPVSPAAALHAGPGCHLCRAGAVFSCACYHCHTPTASQSCHCASQPGIDGLRIQWSTKVTQHVQGRMKGNAPVQSLGHRCPPARHMDGQK; encoded by the exons ATGGCCGCCCCACGTCCTGCTCCTCCGCTCCCTCCCCGTGCTGCACAGGATCCGGATTCGGCCCCCGAGATGTCCCTGGGTCTGGAGGAGCATCTGAGCAGGGCGTTCCAGGACAAGCTGCGGCTCCA GATGGTGCCAGCATGGGactcagcatctctgctgcccTCCAGGCGCCTGCTGCTGAAAaggagagaggtggtggaggtggAGCGAGCCCTGCAGGCCCAGCGGGAG GACTTCCAGCAGCGGATGGAGCACCTGGCACAGCGCCGGCAGCAGCTGGGCCAGCGGGAAGAGCAGCTCCGTGATGACACCATCAAATTCAACGCCTTCCTTAAG GCCATGTCAGCAAGGCGACAGCGGGCACAGCAGCGGGCAGGTGAGGAGCGGGCACGGGCAGCACAGCGCGGAGCCGAGGCCttgaggctgcagcaggagctggagaggctGCAGCGGCGCAGGGAGCGACTGGGACAGCGCCTGCAGAGCCTCCGTGTCTTCGGTGACTTCCTGCAGGATGTGCGGGCGGCCACAGGGCAG TTTCAGGACGTGCCATCCATGCTGGCCCATTTCGGGGCGCTGGTGGAGGGCCGggcggtgctgctgcagcaggtggAGGCCAGGCAGGCTGCGCTGGCCCAGGGCCgggcacagctccagcagtgctgcgAGGAGGCTGACAGCGAGCTCACCAGCAGCAATGAGGAGGCGCTCCAGCTCCATGCGCGCCTGGAAGCCGCCCGCAGTGATGTGCTGAAGGGG GAGACCCACTGggcccagctgcagggtgcGGCAGCCCAGACGacgctgctgctggggcagatccggatggcagtgctgagcctcTTCCAGCTCACCTCCATGAGGCTGGAGGTCCCCAAGGATGTGGCCCTGGAGGACACAGAGGCACAGCTGGATGTGGTGAGCGTGacccagcagctgtggggctgggagggacgTGGATGTCCCTCTGACACAGAGGCCCCTgtgtccccagctgctgctctgcatgcaggACCTGGCTGCCATCTGTGCCGAGCTGGGGCTGTGTTCTCCTGTGCCTGCTACCACTGCCACACACCCACGGCGTCACAGAGCTGTCACTGTGCCTCCCAACCAGGAATAGATGGACTTAGGATACAGTGGAGCACGAAAGTCACTCAACATGTCCAGGgaaggatgaagggaaatgCCCCAGTACAAAGCCTGGGCCACCGGTGCCCTCCTGCAAGGCACATGGATGGACAAAAGTAG
- the PEBP1 gene encoding phosphatidylethanolamine-binding protein 1 — translation MPVELGLWDGPLSLSEVEQKPAHPLRVKYGSVEIDELGKVLTPTQVQHRPTSIEWDGCDPQKLYTLVLTDPDAPSRKDPKFREWHHFLVTNMKGNDVGSGTVLSDYVGSGPPKGTGLHRYVWLVYEQPKQLTCNEPILSNRSGDKRGKFKVAAFRSKYGLGVPVAGTCYQAEWDDYVPKLYEQLSGK, via the exons ATGCCggtggagctggggctgtgggacgGGCCGCTGAGCCTGAGCGAGGTGGAGCAGAAACCCGCGCACCCGCTGCGCGTCAAGTATGGCTCCGTGGAGATAGACGAGCTGGGCAAGGTGCTCACGCCTACACAG GTGCAGCACCGGCCCACCAGCATCGAGTGGGACGGCTGCGACCCCCAGAAGCTCTACACGCTGGTGCTCACCGACCCCGACGCGCCCAGTAGGAAAGATCCGAAGTTCAG AGAATGGCATCACTTCCTGGTGACCAACATGAAAGGTAACGATGTGGGGAGCGGGACCGTGCTGTCAGACTACGTGGGCTCGGGGCCCCCTAAAGGAACAG ggctgcaccgCTACGTGTGGCTGGTGTACGAGCAGCCAAAGCAGCTGACCTGCAATGAGCCCATCCTGTCCAATCGCTCTGGTGACAAACGAGGGAAGTTCAAGGTAGCAGCTTTCCGCAGCAAGTATGGGCTGGGGGTGCCGGTGGCTGGCACTTGCTACCAGGCAGAGTGGGATGACTATGTGCCGAAACTCTATGAGCAGCTGTCTGGGAAGTAG
- the CFAP73 gene encoding cilia- and flagella-associated protein 73 isoform X2, translated as MAAPRPAPPLPPRAAQDPDSAPEMSLGLEEHLSRAFQDKLRLQMVPAWDSASLLPSRRLLLKRREVVEVERALQAQREDFQQRMEHLAQRRQQLGQREEQLRDDTIKFNAFLKAMSARRQRAQQRAGEERARAAQRGAEALRLQQELERLQRRRERLGQRLQSLRVFGDFLQDVRAATGQFQDVPSMLAHFGALVEGRAVLLQQVEARQAALAQGRAQLQQCCEEADSELTSSNEEALQLHARLEAARSDVLKGETHWAQLQGAAAQTTLLLGQIRMAVLSLFQLTSMRLEVPKDVALEDTEAQLDVLLLCMQDLAAICAELGLCSPVPATTATHPRRHRAVTVPPNQE; from the exons ATGGCCGCCCCACGTCCTGCTCCTCCGCTCCCTCCCCGTGCTGCACAGGATCCGGATTCGGCCCCCGAGATGTCCCTGGGTCTGGAGGAGCATCTGAGCAGGGCGTTCCAGGACAAGCTGCGGCTCCA GATGGTGCCAGCATGGGactcagcatctctgctgcccTCCAGGCGCCTGCTGCTGAAAaggagagaggtggtggaggtggAGCGAGCCCTGCAGGCCCAGCGGGAG GACTTCCAGCAGCGGATGGAGCACCTGGCACAGCGCCGGCAGCAGCTGGGCCAGCGGGAAGAGCAGCTCCGTGATGACACCATCAAATTCAACGCCTTCCTTAAG GCCATGTCAGCAAGGCGACAGCGGGCACAGCAGCGGGCAGGTGAGGAGCGGGCACGGGCAGCACAGCGCGGAGCCGAGGCCttgaggctgcagcaggagctggagaggctGCAGCGGCGCAGGGAGCGACTGGGACAGCGCCTGCAGAGCCTCCGTGTCTTCGGTGACTTCCTGCAGGATGTGCGGGCGGCCACAGGGCAG TTTCAGGACGTGCCATCCATGCTGGCCCATTTCGGGGCGCTGGTGGAGGGCCGggcggtgctgctgcagcaggtggAGGCCAGGCAGGCTGCGCTGGCCCAGGGCCgggcacagctccagcagtgctgcgAGGAGGCTGACAGCGAGCTCACCAGCAGCAATGAGGAGGCGCTCCAGCTCCATGCGCGCCTGGAAGCCGCCCGCAGTGATGTGCTGAAGGGG GAGACCCACTGggcccagctgcagggtgcGGCAGCCCAGACGacgctgctgctggggcagatccggatggcagtgctgagcctcTTCCAGCTCACCTCCATGAGGCTGGAGGTCCCCAAGGATGTGGCCCTGGAGGACACAGAGGCACAGCTGGATGTG ctgctgctctgcatgcaggACCTGGCTGCCATCTGTGCCGAGCTGGGGCTGTGTTCTCCTGTGCCTGCTACCACTGCCACACACCCACGGCGTCACAGAGCTGTCACTGTGCCTCCCAACCAGGAATAG
- the DDX54 gene encoding ATP-dependent RNA helicase DDX54, producing the protein MAPPGARKRRGQSGAEERRRAAAPPVPSLPAFPTAEDKDGDAAEDTQAMVRAQNKKKKSGGFQSMGLSYPVFKGVMKKGYKVPTPIQRKTIPVILRGRDVVAMARTGSGKTACFLLPMFERLKAPSPSGARALILSPTRELALQTLKFTKELGKFTGLKTALVLGGDKMEDQFAALHENPDIIIATPGRLVHVAVEMNLKLQSVEYVVFDEADRLFEMGFAEQLQEILARLPGSHQTVLFSATLPKLLVEFARAGLTEPMLIRLDVESKLSEQLKLAFFHVRGDDKPAVLLHLLRCVVKPQDQTVVFVATKHHTEYLKELLTSQGICCTHIYSSLDQTARKINIAKFAHGKCQVLLVTDVAARGLDIPMLDNVINYSFPAKSKLFLHRVGRVARAGRSGTAYSLVAPDEMPYIFDLHLFLGRPLILAGAQEMPADADGVLGRVPQSLVDDEECLLLTDHEGSLELQSLRRVADNAQKQYLRSRPGPSPESIKRVKEMDLSQLGIHPLFSAHFEDTELERLKLVDSIKAYKSKATIFEINSTAHTLASSIMRSKRQHDRPLIEKFQRGQEEKRAAALKGQGLHPATPRPEEEEGEEENLQEVFSTVVGRKRKRSRAAEDGARKKPQPPAQQDEDFYIPYRPKDFESERGLSVGGEGSAFEQQAAGAVLDLMGDESHNLNRSKQLLKWDRKKKRFVGQTGQEEKKKVRTESGRYISSSYKNNLYEKWKQKNKVDERDEDEDNQGGREQYRGKHRRGHAPQKPPAQGKVRSELKNKQQILKQRKAAAKQRFLQRGGLKRLKARNRQRVQELQQMAFGRRVGATKKGKLRKKM; encoded by the exons ATGGCGCCGCCGGGTGCCCGCAAGCGGCGCGGACAGAGCGGAGCTGAGGAACGGCGCCGGGCAGCAGCG CCTCCCGTGCCCTCGCTGCCTGCCTTCCCCACTGCTGAGGATAAGGATGGTGACGCCGCCGAGGACACGCAGGCGATGGTGCGGGCGcagaacaagaagaagaaatccGGAGGCTTCCAGTCCATGG GCCTGAGCTACCCTGTCTTCAAGGGTGTGATGAAGAAGGGCTACAAAGTGCCCACGCCCATCCAGAGGAAG ACCATCCCGGTGATCCTGCGTGGCCGTGACGTGGTGGCCATGGCGCGGACGGGCAGTGGGAAGACGGCCTGCTTCCTCCTGCCCATGTTCGAGCGGCTGAAGGCACCCAGCCCATCCGGAGCACGCGCCCTCATCCTCTCACCCACACGTGAACTGGCCCTGCAGACCCTCAAGTTCACCAAGGAG ctgggcaaGTTCACAGGCTTGAAGACCGCTCTTGTGCTGGGAGGAGACAA GATGGAGGATCAGTTTGCTGCGCTGCACGAGAACCCCGACAT AATCATTGCCACCCCTGGGCGCCTGGTGCATGTGGCAGTGGAGATGAACCTGAAGCTGCAGAGCGTGGAATACGTGGTGTTTGATGAGGCTGACAG ACTCTTTGAGATGGGCTTTGCAGAACAGCTCCAAGAGATCCTCGCTCGGCTACCGGGTAGCCACCAGACTGTCCTCTTCTCAGCCACACTGCCCAAGCTGCTCGTCGAATTTGCCCGTGCTG GTCTCACCGAGCCAATGCTGATACGTTTGGATGTGGAGTCAAAGCTCAGTGAGCAGCTCAAG CTGGCTTTCTTCCATGTGCGTGGAGATGACAAACCAGCTGTGTTGCTCCACCTGCTCCGCTGTGTGGTGAAGCCCCAGGATCAGACAGTTGTCTTTGTGGCCACGAAGCACCACACGGAGTATCTCAAGGAG CTACTCACATCCCAGGGCATCTGCTGTACCCACATCTACAGCTCGCTGGACCAAACTGCCCGCAAGATCAACATTGCCAAGTTTGCCCATGGCAAGTGCCAGGTGCTGCTGGTGACAGACGTAGCTGCCCGTGGGCTTGACATCCCCATGCTGGACAATGTCATCAACTACAGCTTCCCTGCCAAATCTAAGCTCTTCCTGCACCGCGTTG GTCGCGTGGCTCGTGCTGGCCGCAGCGGCACTGCCTACTCACTGGTGGCTCCTGACGAGATGCCCTACATCTTTGACCTTCACCTCTTCCTTGGGCGCCCACTCATCCTTGCTGGTGCCCAGGAGATGCCTGCAG ATGCAGACGGGGTCCTGGGTCGCGTCCCGCAGAGTTTGGTGGATGATGAGGAATGCCTGCTGCTGACAGACCACGAGGGCTCActggagctgcagagcctgcGCCGCGTGGCTGACAATGCCCAGAAGCAGTACCTgcgctcccggcccggcccctcGCCTGAGTCCATCAAGAGGGTGAAGGAGATGGACCTGTCTCAGCTGGGCATCCACCCGCTCTTCA GTGCTCACTTTGAAGACACCGAACTGGAGAGGCTGAAGTTGGTGGACAGCATTAAAGCCTACAAGTCCAAGGCG ACCATCTTTGAGATCAACTCCACAGCCCACACGTTGGCCAGCAGCATCATGCGCTCCAAGCGGCAGCACGACCGGCCCCTCATCGAGAAATTCCAGCgtgggcaggaggagaagcGGGCAGCAGCTCTCAAGGGACAGGGGCTGCATCCAGCCACCCCCAGgcctgaggaggaggaaggagaggaggaaaaccTCCAG GAGGTGTTCTCCACCGTGGTGGGACGGAAGCGCAAACGGAGCCGGGCTGCAGAAGATGGTGCCAGGAAAAAGCCACAGCCACCTGCACAGCAGGACGAGGACTTCTACATCCCATATCGGCCCAAGGACTTTGAGAGCGAGCGGGG GCTGAGTGTGGGCGGTGAGGGCAGTGCCTTCGAGCAGCAGGcggctggggctgtgctggatcTCATGGGCGATGAAAGCCACAACCTGAACAGGagcaagcagctgctgaagtG GGACCGTAAGAAGAAGCGTTTCGTGGGGCAGACGGGccaggaggagaagaagaaagtgcGGACGGAGAGCGGGCGCTACATCAGTAGCTCCTACAAGAACAACCT CTATGAGAAgtggaagcagaaaaacaaggtTGATGAGCGAGATGAGGATGAAGACAACCAAGGAGGCCGGGAGCAGTACAGAGGGAAGCACAGACGTGGGCACG ccccacagaagCCCCCCGCCCAGGGCAAGGTGCGCTCGGAGCTGAAGAACAAGCAGCAGATCCTGAAGCAGCGCAAGGCAGCGGCCAAGCAGCGCTTCCTGCAGCGCGGGGGCCTGAAGCGCCTGAAGGCACGGAACCGGCAGCgggtgcaggagctgcagcagatggCATTCGGCCGCCGTGTTGGGGCCACCAAGAAGGGAAAGCTCCGAAAAAAGATGTAG
- the VSIG10 gene encoding V-set and immunoglobulin domain-containing protein 10 isoform X1, translated as MAAAAPGVSPHRAAGRRPGTRGGGEGGGRVAPPPGGSAPSGRCRRRRTAMRFRGGTAVAGLLLALCVWAQVPRRSAAGTAEVVFGKVGGSILLLCRNVSKEATEVLWFQGDPHSFPPLFSSRVAFPPDVRFSLVDNSSLRISELRLQDEGNYTCKEVLNKTDHEHRVQLLVANPPRSTPKCWAETSSSGLMLQLFCSWPGGYPHPTLHWTEEGHDLENSSWLISSTSSSDTHVETLNSSHLSHRKVFKCVGSHVVEQEEPACSVEIKVPSLELEPPKTCFVGDNVTLTCRVTESVPAARLTWLRGITQPEIEPGGRYFIAQEGNVSHLTIQNCSQGTDGGCYVCKAQNPVGLREVFVCLTVKQPTNIVGVVGAVVVLSLVAVLTISGVVLYYNPLLCLRGAAFRSQDSDDVLVLVDSEDDDDDEGNGEEDTRGSSTKHEVMALVNGNSIQAAYLNCPTEGDEGEQPSGVPLQRTSGEDARGT; from the exons atggcggcggcggcccccGGGGTATCCCCTCACCGAGCGGCGGGGCGGCGACCGGGCACCCGAGGGGGAGGTGAGGGCGGAGGGCGGGTCGCGCCGCCTCCAGGCGGGTCCGCTCCTAGCGGGAGGTGCCGGCGGAGGCGGACGGCGATGCGGTTCCGCGGCGGGACGGCGGTGGCCGGGTTGCTGCTCGCGCTGTGTGTGTGGGCGCAGGTGCCGCGCCGCAGCGCCGCAG GAACAGCAGAGGTGGTCTTTGGGAAGGTGGGAGGAAGCATCCTCCTCTTGTGCCGCAATGTCTCCAAAGAGGCCACGGAGGTGCTGTGGTTCCAAGGGGACCCGCACTCTTTTCCCCCACTCTTCTCCTCGAGGGTCGCCTTCCCCCCGGATGTCCGTTTCTCCCTGGTGGACAACAGCTCTCTGCGCATCTCGGAGCTGCGGCTGCAGGACGAGGGCAACTACACTTGTAAAGAAGTGCTGAACAAGACAGACCACGAGCACAGGGTGCAGCTCCTGGTAGCCA ATCCACCACGGTCCACCCCAAAGTGCTGGGCTGAGACCTCCTCCTCAGGGCTGATGCTGCAGCTGTTTTGCAGTTGGCCCGGGGGTtatccccaccccaccctgcACTGGACAGAAGAGGGGCACGATCTGGAGAACTCCAGCTGGCTCATCAGCTCCACGAGCTCCTCAGACACCCACGTGGAGACACTGAACAGCTCCCACCTCTCGCACCGCAAAGTGTTCAAGTGTGTCGGGAGCCACGTTGTtgagcaggaggagcctgcATGCTCTGTGGAGATAA AAGTCCCCTCGCTGGAATTGGAGCCCCCAAAGACCTGTTTTGTGGGTGACAACGTGACCCTGACGTGCCGTGTGACGGAGAGCGTGCCTGCAGCAAGACTCACCTGGCTGCGAGGCATCACCCAGCCAGAGATTGAACCTGGAGGGAGGTACTTCATTGCCCAGGAGGGCAACGTGTCCCACCTCACCATCCAGAACTGCTCCCAGGGCACCGACGGGGGCTGTTACGTCTGCAAGGCACAGAAccctgtggggctgagggaggtgTTCGTCTGCCTGACAGTGAAGC AACCAACGAACATAGTTGGAGTCGTGGGTGCAGTGGTGGTCCTGTCCCTCGTGGCTGTTCTCACCATCTCCGGGGTTGTCTTGTACTACAATCCTCTCTTGTGCCTCAGAG GTGCTGCATTCAG GAGCCAGGACTCGGATGATGTCTTAGTGCTGGTGGACTcggaagatgatgatgatgatgaggGGAATGGGGAAGAGGACACAAGGGGCAGCTCCACCAAGCATGAGGTGATGGCGCTGGTCAATGGGAACAGCATCCAGGCTGCTTATCTCAACTGCCCAACAGAAG GTGATGAGGGCGAGCAGCCCAGCGGGGTCCCTCTTCAGAGGACAAGTGGAGAAGACGCACGAGGCACATAA